ACGATCCCTTGGCGTTGGTCATTCATTTTGTATTGGGTAATACCAAAGCGATCGCAATTTTGATCCAAGGTATCGACTTGTAACTTGGAGACGGGATCGGCAATGCCTTCAGAGCGGTCTGTGGTGGGCACATTGTGATCAGAGACTGCGAGGTTCGCTGAAATACGCCAGACTGGACGTGCAGCAAGGCTTAAGCCTTCAAAGGCTTGAGGGCTAGTTACCTCATGAAGCAACTGACGATCAATGTAGATCGTGGCGGTGCCGTCCTCTTCCGAATGAACGACGTGCTCATCCCACAACTTGTCATAAAGCGTACGCATAATCCCCTTTAAAGCAAATGAAGCAATAAAACGCTTATTTTCGCTCAGAAATGGGAGGAACGGCTCGTGGGCTTGCACCCGCGAACAACTGACGTGGGCGACCAATCTTGTATTCAGAGTCGGTAATCATTTCTTCCCACTGGGCAATCCAACCAACGGTTCTAGCCAGTGCAAAGATGCAGGTAAACATCTCGGTCGGAATACCAAGCGCCCGCTGCACAATACCTGAATAGAAGTCCACGTTTGGATAGAGCTTACGACCCACAAAATAATCGTCCTCAAGGGCGATTTTCTCAAGAGTCATGGCGAGCTTGAAGAGCGGATCATTTTCAAGACCGAGTTCTTTGAGAACTTCATGGCAGGTCTCACGCATTAACTTAGCGCGGGGATCAAAGTTCTTGTATACGCGATGACCAAAACCCATCAGACGCACATTGGAGTTCTTATCCTTCACTTGGGTAATAAATTCACCAATCTTTTCTACGCCCCCGCTTGCTTGAATCGAGGTCAGCATCTCAAGGCAGGCTTCATTTGCGCCACCATGGGCTGGGCCCCAAAGGCATGCAATTCCAGCGGAGATCGCGGCAAATGGGTTGGTACCAGAGGATCCCGCTAAGCGCACCGTCGAGGTTGAGGCATTTTGCTCATGATCGGCATGCAAGATAAAGATACGGTCGAGTGCACGAACCAAGACTGGATTAACTTTATAGGGCTCGCATGGTGTTGCAAACATCATACGCATGAAGTTGGCGGTATAGGACAGACTGTTGTCCGGGTACATAAACGGTTGACCAATCGAGTACTTGTACGACATTGCCACCAAGGTTGGCATCTTGGCGATCAAGCGAATTTGTGCAATCTCACGGGCCTTCGGATCACCGTAATCAATCTCATCATGGTAGAAAGCAGCCATCGCACCAATTAAGCCGGTTAACACGGCCATTGGGTGTGCGTCTCGTCGGAATCCTCGCAAGAAGAACTGCATTTGCTCATGCACCATGGTGTGGTGCATGACCATATCCTGAAACTCGCCATTTTGTTTCTGATTGGGTAGTTCACCATTAATTAGAAGTTGGCATACTTCCAAGAAGTCGCACTTGGTCGCTAACTCTTCGATCGGGTAACCGCGATAGAGCAATTCGCCTTTATCACCATCAATGAAGGTGATCTTTGAGCTACACGATGCTGTGGACAAAAAGCCGGGATCGTAGGTGAACTTTCCGGTTTGACCATAGAGCTTCCGAATATCAATCACGTCAGGACCTTGAGTGCCCTTATAGATGGGTAGCTCGATATCGGGCGTACCGTCGGAGAAAGAAAGTTTGGCTTTGATGTTCGAT
This genomic window from Polynucleobacter sp. MWH-UH24A contains:
- the gltA gene encoding citrate synthase encodes the protein MIESNIKAKLSFSDGTPDIELPIYKGTQGPDVIDIRKLYGQTGKFTYDPGFLSTASCSSKITFIDGDKGELLYRGYPIEELATKCDFLEVCQLLINGELPNQKQNGEFQDMVMHHTMVHEQMQFFLRGFRRDAHPMAVLTGLIGAMAAFYHDEIDYGDPKAREIAQIRLIAKMPTLVAMSYKYSIGQPFMYPDNSLSYTANFMRMMFATPCEPYKVNPVLVRALDRIFILHADHEQNASTSTVRLAGSSGTNPFAAISAGIACLWGPAHGGANEACLEMLTSIQASGGVEKIGEFITQVKDKNSNVRLMGFGHRVYKNFDPRAKLMRETCHEVLKELGLENDPLFKLAMTLEKIALEDDYFVGRKLYPNVDFYSGIVQRALGIPTEMFTCIFALARTVGWIAQWEEMITDSEYKIGRPRQLFAGASPRAVPPISERK